In Deinococcus sp. Leaf326, a single genomic region encodes these proteins:
- a CDS encoding RyR domain-containing protein — translation MSDWHELQSKLTEKNTKMDAAQVELLAAAVHADWVEGKLSQGVTSRCGPDGEEYMVPYAQLSEAGKELDRATVRAVLKHLPALAPAPASSSGAEAGVPTVTDARTWRWATLRRQVDAVFERLGCLTPEGEWLETDEADEWRPKAHAIYAAADKLARLPRSPAPALAGAE, via the coding sequence ATGAGTGACTGGCACGAGCTACAAAGCAAGCTGACCGAGAAGAACACCAAGATGGACGCCGCCCAGGTGGAACTCCTTGCCGCTGCCGTCCATGCCGATTGGGTGGAGGGGAAGCTCTCTCAGGGCGTCACGTCCCGTTGCGGGCCGGATGGGGAAGAGTACATGGTGCCCTATGCCCAGCTTTCCGAAGCGGGGAAGGAGTTGGATCGTGCGACTGTTCGTGCCGTCTTGAAGCATCTCCCCGCGTTGGCCCCTGCGCCAGCCAGCAGCAGCGGGGCGGAGGCGGGCGTGCCTACCGTGACCGATGCCCGCACATGGCGATGGGCCACCCTACGCCGTCAGGTTGACGCAGTGTTCGAACGTCTGGGTTGCCTGACCCCCGAGGGTGAATGGCTTGAGACCGACGAGGCCGATGAATGGCGGCCAAAAGCTCATGCGATCTATGCCGCTGCCGACAAGCTGGCCCGCCTGCCTCGCTCCCCTGCTCCGGCGTTGGCGGGTGCGGAGTGA